The genomic DNA CTCAACATTTTAATAGCCATGAAGTACTCCTCTATGTGATAATCTGCTCCACACTCCACAGCCAAATCCAGACAAGTTGACATCACTGGAAATCAAAGGACATCACAGGAAATGAGCTACCAGGACATCACAATCAACTCATGACAGGAAATGAGCTACCAGAGGACATGATAGGAAATGAGCTACCAGAACATCACAGGTAATGACCTTATCATAATCATAATCAACTCATGATAAATAAGGGCATCAAAGGAGATCAGCTACAAATTGACATCACAGGCATTCAGCTACAAATTCAAATCACAGGAAAGCAGAGGAGCTTGGATCTTACCGACCGGGAACGGGCTTCAGAGCCATCGTCTTCTCCGTCCTCGATTGCGTCTAGTTGCTCTAGAGGAACATAGGTGTGGCACGCAACTGAGGATCCATGGCCTCACGGTGTACCATCGATCCCCCACGGCTTCCCCCTCTGCCTCCGCGGGTAGACACGGATCCCTCACGATCTCCTCCTCAGTCTCCAACGGATCCTGCTCTGGTGCTCATGGACCTCGAGCGGCGACCCATCCGCCTGGAGGTACTTCCTGGTAGGAGTCAAGGTTGGAGAAGCCATCGGCCTGAGAGTTGAGGTCGAGGTGCTTCATGCGCATCCGGGGAGCGGAGAGGGtggggggcgccggcggggagaaGGGGCTGAAGTCGTCTTCGTCGCTAGCGTCCAGGGAAGCAGGGAAGCTGCGAGTAGCCATGGATGAAGAACCTGCCTGAGAGAAAAAGTCCCGGTACTGGTTCTCGTCGCCGTCCATGGTGGATGCGGTGGTGGGGAGGACCGGGTGCGGCGGTGTGGGAAGGAGCGGGGGCTCCGGCATGGGTATGAGAGGGTGCAGTGGCGACGGTGTGGGGAGCGAGTGGCGGGAGTGGGGAGGGGAGCGAGCGGCGGGAGTGGGGATGGGAGCGAGCGGTGACGCTTCTGGAGGAAAAgagtgccggcggcggggaggggtaGGGTTTGGTCGGATGGGATGGGGGAGTAATGAGGGGCAGGGGTGTCTCTAAGGCCTTTTAGTTCACTTTAGTCCACCTCTCTTGGACTAGAGGATTAAAGGATTTAGTCCACTTTTTGACACTTTAGGGGCTAGAATgggtggactaaactttagcccacgGTAACCAAACAAGCTCTTAGTGTAGTACTCTGTACTAGCACCCGGCAATTTTTAGCCCtgtttggttactcttgctaaagtttctgctaaactttagcaaaaactgtttggatactcttgctaaaaggcatttaatgagctgtaaaaagatctatctacccttattaatgGTACGCAGGAGGGGgaagacaagcaataaatgaggggtataggttgtccagcccaccttttagcaagttttagcaacaaaaacttgctaaagtgctaaactttagcaactcaactttaacaagttttagcaagagtggttggcagtttagcagctaaaagttgctaaactttagcaattaggagtattaaacgtagtttaattacaaaactaattgcacaacccctaggctaaatcgtgagacgaatctattaagcctaattagtccatgatttgacaatgtggtgctacagtaaccattcgctaatgatggattaattaggcttaatagattcgtctcgtcattttgcctaggggttctgctattagttttgtaattagctcatgtttaatcctcctaattagcatccgaacatccgacatgacaggactaaagtttagcccttggtatccaaacacccctaaagtttagcagctaaaggGTGTTTGTCATGTAGTACTCCGTACTAGCACCCGGCAATTTTTGTCTTATGATACCGACGATTATCAATGGCACAAAACGGTGGATGCTTATTAATAGCGTCATCATCAGAGTACCAGTACACATGCTCCTACAACGGTCGGCATCATCACCTCCGCCAGCACGCAGACGCAGGCAGTTCCTCATCAGAGAAAACGGTGCAACCAACAGCATTAAAACGCCGACGCAAATTCAGAAGATCAAATGGGAATGAATCAGCAGCCTGTTCGCGATCGCACCGCAAACGATCCTCTGCTGGAAAGCAACGGCCGCACCACTCATGGAGCAGTCGAGGTCCGCTGCCGAGAGAACACGGCACGCCCACTTCAGTCGCTATGAACAAGGCAAACGCTGGAGTGAAGCGTGCTCGTCGCATTCATGGAGAAACTGATCGATTGATTGATGCCATGCTCCTGTTTGTTTTACAAAGCAACAACAGTTTTGGCGGCCCATTAACACAAGCCGCCCAAACGAATTttggcgccaccgccgcgtcaGGTTACATCAGAGATTATTGCTCTCCGgctctttttgtttcttcttcaaATCCAAATCAAAACGATATGGACTTTTTACACATGCATTTTTTTGTTCGAAATGGAGTAATGTAACTCACCAACCCCTTTAATTACTTACTGTCTATCTACATAACTTTTCATTTGCGCTTTTTCCAACTGTTCCTTCCTTCCATCCCAGTCTGACACGATCCTCTCGGAGCATGCATTCGCCGGCGGGGTGATGCATCGATCGATCATTCTACGCGCAGGCCGCGGTGGCCCTGGCCGCCGCGTCGTACTccccggcggcgcggagctcgtCGACGACGGGGCCGAGGTCGCGCGGGCGCACCTCCATCCGGAGCCCGTGCTTCATGAACAGGGTGAGCGACATCTTCTGCTCCACGCGGTGGCCCGGCGCCacggcgaggcggtggcggaggagcacGCTGCCGGCGATGTTCTTCATCTGCAGGTACGCGAGGTCCTTGCCCAGGCATATCCGCGGGCCGGCGTTGAACGCCACGAACCTGTACGAATCGTGCGGCTCGAACCTGGCGCCGTCGGCCGACAGCCACCGCTCCGGGCGGAACTCGAGGCAGTCCTCGCCCCACACCGTCTTCATGCGCCCCGCCGAGTAGATGGAGTAGGTGATCGACGAACCCGCCGGCACGAACGTGCCGTCGGGGAGGAcgtcgtcggcgacgacgtGCTTGGAGTCCTCGGGCACGGACGGGTACAGGCGGAGCGTCTCCGAGAGCGCGGCCTTGAGGTAGACGAGACGGTCGAGCTCCTCGAAGTCGAAGGGCGCGGCGAGCCACAGCGCCGGGTCGTCGGCGCCGCGGGATGCGGCCAGGACGGCGCAGAGCTCGCGCACGATCTTGCGCTCCACGGCGGGGTGCGTGGAGACGAGCCAGAAGAACCAGGAGAGCGCCACCGAGGAggtgtcgcggccggcgaggatGAAGTTGAGCGCCACGTGCTGCAGCGACTCGTCGGAGTAGGTCCCCTTGCGCATGAAGCGCGAGAGGAGGTCGTCGTGCGgcgtggcggccggggcgggggcGTCTCCGCCCTTCTTGCCGCCGGTGAGCTCGAGCTTGCGCGCCTTGATGACGGCGGACAGGTAGCGGTCGACGTGGTGGACGCTGCGCGCCAGCGTGGTCTCCATGCCGAGGCCCAGCCACTTCTTGCACCTCCACACGCATTCCGGGAAGATGAAGCGGTTGAGCGTGGCCTCCGTGGCGCGGTCGAAGGCCGAGGCGAAGTCGTTCTCCGGCAGGCCCCTCGCGAGCGTCTCGGGATCCTTCCCGAACGCGAGGCCGCAGATGTTGTCGAACGTGAGGCGGAGCAGGAGGTCCTGGAGGTCGACGCTCCTGCCGTCCGCGGTGGCGTCCCCCAGGATGGGCAGGAGCCGGCCGTGGATGGATCGCGACACCCAGCGCGACATGGCGGTGCGCAGCGTCCGCGTGGTGAACTCGAGCGCGGCCGTCTTGCGCTGCGCCACCCACGTCTCCCCGTCGGAGTTGAAGATGCCGTCGCCCAGCAGGTCCCGGAACACGCCGTGCCAGAAGGGGCCCTTGGGGTAGTTGTCGAAGCGGGCCTTGAGGACGTGCTCCAGGTTCCGGGGATCGCAGGTGACGGTGACGAGGCCGCCCCTGCGCGCCACCCCGGGCACGGCGAAGATGCAGGTCTGGTACGTGCCCCCGGCGCGGCGCAGGTTGGCGGCGATCCACTCGTGCATGTCCTCCGCGTGCCGCACGAGCCCCGGGAGGGAGCCGACCAGCGGCCACACCCGCGGCCCGCTGAGCCCGCGCGACATCCGCCAGAACCAGGCCAGGTAcacggccacggccgccgcgacCACCGCCCACGCCCCCGCCTCCATCGCCGGGCCGACGCTGATCCGATCCAGCTGGCAGCAGCAGGTAAGCTAAGCGAAGCGGCTGCTGGGGGCTGACAGGTGAAGTAAGTGAGGTCACATGGACCGCAGGGGGTAGTGCAGGAGGGTCTGCGACGTGAGGGCGGGCGAGGCTATATAGCAGTCGCAGGTCGCACCGGAACGGGCAGCGATTCAAGCCGGCGGGCGGGCAATGAATACGTGCCTGCCCGCCCCACTCACGCCACGGGCCCGAAAACGAAAATGCCACTCCAGCTAGCGTCAGAGCTGCCCAttgtcagaactcagaagccATGGACGGTGGATGATCCCGTCCCGCGCGCCGGAGTGGCTCGGAGATGGACCCTGTGTCCCTGTAGCGTATACGTATATGAAGGGAAAGGCTAGGTCGGACGACGGGACGGTTTGCGGCTGGCTACGGGAGTCGAGGGGAGTGGAGTCGGGGGGTCGACGGGAACCTCCCATAAATTGCCGTCAGGGGGCGTTGGTTGGTCGAGCGGACCGATCCGAACCCAACGCGAGCGCGCCGCGTGCAGCCGGGCAGCTGGAGCCCCCCGGCGCGCCCCTCACCTACATGTGGGGGAGCCTCTTCAATGCCACGCAACGGGCGCCATTGAATACCAGCGCAAACCCCGTAGCGGGGGAGGCGCCATTGCCGCTGCCGATCGTCGCTCGTCGGTACGCTACCCCTACCAAATGCGTCCAGTGCAGCTTCGCAGGCCCCGTCTGTCTTTGCCCGAACCGTGCAATGTCACGAGCCCAAAAAGCCACCGGAAACGTGCGCGACCAACTCAATGCCATGCGATCATCAGCCTAGCAAATTTGGTGAAGGCGAACGCGAGGATGTCGCGGCGGGCGACCGGCGAGGTCGCTGACGGAGACGTGCCTGCCAGGTGAGGGGTGACGCCGGCGTTGGCACCGTATCGACTCGCAACGGACAAAGATGTCAAGCGGCAGGTGGAAGACGCCAGGGGGGAGTGAAAGCTGGCCAACTGTTTTTCCGGGTGGTCAGCGCGCCTCTAGAAAGGCTTTGTCAGATGGAGGTGGGTTTGACGAAGCGGGGTCGAGCGCTGCTTCTGTCGCTCTGCCGTGCCGGAGACGGGAGATTAAGCGAAACAGGGGGTTTCGCGCCATGGTTTACCACGGGTTTGGAGGGGTTGGGCCACCCAACCTTGCCCGAGCCCAATTAGCAGCGGACTAGCGGTAGAGTATATCGGTTAGCTCGAGGACGAGTAGACGGCCGGCATGCAGATGCAGGTGTGGATTGAAAAGGGCAGGGCCGTTGTTTCTTGTGTCTTTCCGAGCACCTTTTACCCTGCTTTGGCATGGATCTTTATTCTCTATCCTGTTGCTCGTACGTCCTCAGCCATTACTGTTGTCTCAAGGAGACCCCAATGGAATGGAAAACTCTGTTGGCGACTTGCACGATCCAATAAAGTCCACGGGGTACTGTTGCGGCAAGGCGATTATTTCTCTCACGTGCCCCTGTCTCGATCCGGCGAAGAGTTCACTTTACAATAACTGTAAAGTAAAAGTTTACATGGCCGGTCCTTAAACTCATCTGACCACACTTTAGTCCACGTATTCTTAAAATGCATATCTCCCTAAACCTAGGTTCGGATGTCATTTAGATCCCTATACTCTAAGAATATAGATCGAATCTGTTAAATTTGGCTTCGAgtgtcatctaggtccataTATTCTCTAAAAGCATCCGTCGTCTCAATTAAGTTGATAAAAACTTCTTTTTACatagatataatttaattattagTCAAATAAAGTGAATTTTAACTCAACATGTGTGGAGAATATTGATGTGCTGAATCCAAAAAGATCTTTACTTGCTGGTGCATATGACAAGTTGGAAgattgttcaaatttgaataactctTAGTTGCACTTGCTAAACTAAAATTAGGATTTATAAGATAAATTACTAGATAAATATTTGGAGATGCTGAAGAGGGTCAGAAAATGTGCCAATAAAAGTAATGCTTGCTTGAAAGCATAAACTTTGATCTTATTATACTAgcccatcaacccgtgctcccgcatgggctaatatttttagaaactattgtatataaaaattatttaaaaattaaactcttagctaataatcaaaattgtttacctactactctcttatttttttcaatacttcaacataataattatatagatatatacctATCTTTGTCCCGTTGTGATTGCTTTTTAATCAATAATTGCTCTAagtactttttcatccatatttatactttttcattttatatcacacctccaatccttcatacattatgtttagcatacaaatcaatatttttcatcgattcctcacatacatgtataaatggtctaaatggtggcactcatcatgtatatactttaacttagtatttttatattaacaatgacataaataggtaatttaaaatcatatattaatttgaTGCAGGTGACTGGATGTAAACAGGCCTGCCATTTACAAGGGGGATTTCCAACTCGTCTGATATTCTTAATGGCGATTTATTAGTAGTAGGGAATACAAGCTCTGGGGTAAAGTGAGGGCTTGGCATAGCGATAGAGTCGGGATGCAAATTGCTCGCCCGTCGTTCCATAACCCTCTTTTTATAGTCTTTCTGGGTCTGTAttcttttctccttcttctcttctagCGCCATAAATAATCTCTTTGCAACATACAAATCACGCCACCTCTTATTTATTATAGCCCTCTGCCTAGGAGACATTGCCGCCCTCCGTGCCCTAACCCTTCTACGCCTACGCTCATTAGGCTAGAGGTCATTATCGTCCGTGGAACATGGTTCTAATCCAGCACCTAATAAATGAGTTGCATTGATGTTTGGTTAATGTGATTGGTGCATTAAGATGGCAAAATTGAGAATAAAAAAGTTTATATCTAAAAAAGTTTTAGAGTTGTAAATTCCTGAATCAGAGGCATATCTAAAAAAGTTTTAGAGTTGTAAATTTTGGAAGATAGAAACTACTGCACTTGTAACTTGCTATTTGAAATGTATTATCCTTAGATGTTTCCTTTTAAATGGAAAATAGTGGTACATGCAAAGCCATATTACTGTCACTTTGTAATGAAAAGAAACTTGAACAGTATACTGAAAAGCAAAGTACTACAGTAAAGTTTGAAGGTACCTTGCTAAGGTTGGAGATATCATGACTGAGGATATATTTTCTCTTCTACTATACAAATTATACCTCTAAAGGAAGTAGTCATAATTAAAAAGCACTAATTAATTAGCTAGCACGGGATTACCTGCTTCACCCATAGGGCTGCTACAAATTTCATCGCAAACACCCCCATGTCACCAAGAGTAGCATCATCATTGCGTAATGCGGCGTTTATATCTAAAAAAGTTTTAGAGTTGTAAATTCTTGAAATCAGAAGCATATCATATGACTATTAAGCACACGGTTACCTCCTTCACACAGAGGGTTGATACAACTTTGATCGCATAAATCTTTCATCTCTCCAAGAGTAGCCTCCTCATTGATTAAAACCAGCATCTCCATCATTAAAAGATCATAAAAATAAAGCACCTTCTGAAACATTCGTGTTTTTCCAAAATAACAAAAGTGTGTAAGCGCACCTGATTCACTTGTCTCCACATGAAGTCTATCTTTATTTTCTCCCAAATCTCCCCTATGGAGCCAGCCAATTTTTTCATATGCCTCCAAGTGTACACTGTCATCTACGTAAACTCCGAAGTGTCAATTTTTTGTCATGAAAAAATAAGGATGCAGAAGTGGAGTGAAACGAAGAACACAATAGTACTTTGATCATGGTTTGGAATGTGCTGAATGGCACCTTGTTCACTTTTCCTCCTCATACGCCTCTCACGGCGTGTCTTTTTATATTCACTCCTCTTCTCATCGGACATTGTTGCCTCCAAAAATCTCCTACGCTCTCTATCACGTTCCTTAGGATCTACATGATGTGGGGTTTGCGTACCTTCATCATATTGGAATAACATATTGAGTGACCATAGCACATCACAAACCAAATATCCAACTATATCCTCACCTTGGATTGTTGTGTTTGTGAGTTCTGAAAAAGGTACCCTAGACTGACTTGATCTGGATGGTTCCATCAAAGCGATAGTCCCTGCACAAGCCAAAGGACAAGCAAAACCGAAGAAGATTAGGCTTTCTCAAAAGGGGGTTTAATAATGATGCTTTCATAAATTTGATGTTTACACTAACATTGCAGATAGGCGTAAACACCAGAGGGCAAAGGTGAATAAGCAAAAGTATACATGCATGCCAGTTACTGATTTATTGAGTCAGAAGCAGGCGATCATTGTCTCCAACCTTAGCATATatgtaaattaaaaaaatcaaagaagaaaaatgtaTGCACAGTGTAACTTGAATGAATTAGATAAGAGATCCATTTACTGCTAATGACAGAAAGGTTCCAAACGGAATGAAAGAAttgagctctacaagcggaAGAGATAAGTATTTATATGTCCTCTTTCCAGCCATTCATATGTCTCAGTTCATATTTTAAAAGTAAGTCACTCAGAAAAAATAGAACAGGGCACAATGTGGGACCCAACAAGCTAATGTAGTATCTAAATAAACAGTCTGAAATTGAATAAAAGAACAAGATAATTATAATTGTCTACATAACCTTTTTTTTAGCTGACCTCTCTAGGAGCCTGCACAACTGATAAATGAAACTATCCATGGTGGACTTTGGTCAGTTTGCTTATGTGAAGCCAACCAAGGAGATGGGAAACAATGTCAGTTATCAATGGTTGCAGATCACAAGTACAGTCTATCAATGGTTGTAGATCACAAGTACCCCTGTCAAACAAAAAATGGTTAGACATACAACATTGGATGGAAAAAATTACCACTCTTAATTAGACCTCTTTGAAAAAATTACATGCCCATAGTAAGCACTCAATAAGGTTTATTAGCAAGAGTTCACCAGCAGCAACAATGGTAATTAGACCTCTTTCAAAGAGCATTGTATCTAGGTCTGGTATGATCTAATTACCATTGGAATCACtaaaaaaataagtttccaGCCATCAGTCAAGCAATTTCATAATACTAATAATGGAGAATAGGAGAATATAAATGATGTACTATGTTGCCAATCAAGCAAATCCACTAATCATTATCCTCCTCTATGCGGACGAACCACCAGATGAGGTAGTAGAGAAAAAATAGATTGTCATGGAGATGTGCAAATGGGCGGAAGAGGTTACCGTTTTCGTAGGGGCGagcttggcggcggcgtggccggcacAGAAGTAGCCAGAGGCGTCCGTCCATCTACCAGCGCGCAGGAGAGATCGGGGGTGCTACTATGGCACGGAGGGGCAACCGGGCAGGGGGTGCGTGGCGGCGCAAATGGAGTCCATAGGCTCCTTCACCATGGATCCGGCATGGCGGCGCACGACGGCGCACGGCAGCGGCGCAGATGGAGTCCCCTGACGGAGgtcggaggagagggaggaggaggacgggctgcggcggcggcgcacggcgcgcAAGGAGAGTAGgagggtgggtggcggcggcggcgcagggcgcgCGACGAGAGGAGGAtggcaggcggtggcggcggagaggaTGCGGACGGACGGCAAGGATGGCGGGCGACGGTGGTGGAGAGCATGCGGACGGACGACGCAGGACGAGCGAGCGGAGTGATTTTTTCATAGGGCGCGCGAGGGGAGGAGCGGAGGGATGGCTGGAAGGAAATTAGCGGTATTGGACGGAAGAAAACTCTCGGAGTGAGGACCACGAAAAAAAGTCTCCCTTTTGGTTTTTTAAGTAGTatgtatatgtgtgtgtataaAATACACCTGGGTGCATCCTGTACATAGAATGCACCCAGGC from Setaria italica strain Yugu1 chromosome VII, Setaria_italica_v2.0, whole genome shotgun sequence includes the following:
- the LOC101786122 gene encoding cytochrome P450 86A4; the protein is MEAGAWAVVAAAVAVYLAWFWRMSRGLSGPRVWPLVGSLPGLVRHAEDMHEWIAANLRRAGGTYQTCIFAVPGVARRGGLVTVTCDPRNLEHVLKARFDNYPKGPFWHGVFRDLLGDGIFNSDGETWVAQRKTAALEFTTRTLRTAMSRWVSRSIHGRLLPILGDATADGRSVDLQDLLLRLTFDNICGLAFGKDPETLARGLPENDFASAFDRATEATLNRFIFPECVWRCKKWLGLGMETTLARSVHHVDRYLSAVIKARKLELTGGKKGGDAPAPAATPHDDLLSRFMRKGTYSDESLQHVALNFILAGRDTSSVALSWFFWLVSTHPAVERKIVRELCAVLAASRGADDPALWLAAPFDFEELDRLVYLKAALSETLRLYPSVPEDSKHVVADDVLPDGTFVPAGSSITYSIYSAGRMKTVWGEDCLEFRPERWLSADGARFEPHDSYRFVAFNAGPRICLGKDLAYLQMKNIAGSVLLRHRLAVAPGHRVEQKMSLTLFMKHGLRMEVRPRDLGPVVDELRAAGEYDAAARATAACA